From Rhizobium favelukesii, the proteins below share one genomic window:
- a CDS encoding TPR end-of-group domain-containing protein: MGSDESGTLSAVKNCRTELLNPKIAQHRGRVVKLTGDGMLVEFSSIVNAVACADQVQREAAQRNLSVLEDKRIEFRIGIHLGDVIVEEGDIFGDGVNVAARLETLAEPGGIAVSASVRDHVGSRLDLSFEDRGEHRLKNIKEPVRVYAISPRRALPLKVNKAALTAAREKHKQLVAVLPFTNMSGDAEQEYFSDGITEDIITDLSKVSNLYVVARNTAFTYKGKSVQVKQVAAELGVDFVLEGSVRKVGQRVRITGQLIDARNGGHLWADRFDRDLTDIFAIQDEITHAIVDQLKIKLLPEERRAIEAEPTSNVEAYTYYLRGRQLSHTWTRPYLLLARRMFATAVALDPEYARAFAGMADCESALRDWHAGEYTLQGILSLSAKALALDPNLAEAHASRGLALHQDGRDEEALVEFEKALALEPDLYEVNFHYGRFLFMQGKFEGAITFFTRAAEIRPDDYLSPIHLMSACRSLGLMEEREHWARVCIERAEQALERHPENSGPAHRGALALAHLGDAEGAKEWVKRAQMIDPDDIVAQYNIACVYALLNECDAALDLLEALLPQSSCYHILWFKHDSDLDSVRDHPRFEKMLDAIAACSASMDFKEASE, from the coding sequence ATGGGCTCAGACGAATCCGGGACCCTGAGCGCGGTGAAAAACTGCCGCACGGAGCTTCTCAATCCGAAGATTGCGCAGCATCGCGGCCGCGTCGTCAAGCTGACCGGCGATGGCATGCTGGTCGAATTCTCCAGTATCGTGAATGCCGTCGCCTGCGCCGATCAGGTGCAGCGGGAAGCTGCTCAGCGAAACCTGTCGGTCCTGGAGGACAAGCGCATCGAATTTCGCATCGGCATCCATCTGGGCGATGTGATCGTTGAGGAGGGCGATATCTTCGGGGATGGCGTCAATGTTGCCGCCCGACTGGAAACACTGGCTGAACCCGGTGGCATTGCCGTTTCCGCCTCGGTCAGAGACCATGTCGGTTCACGGCTCGACCTGTCCTTCGAGGATCGCGGTGAACACAGGCTCAAGAACATCAAGGAGCCGGTCCGGGTCTATGCGATCTCCCCGCGGCGGGCATTGCCATTGAAGGTGAACAAGGCCGCGTTGACCGCTGCCAGGGAAAAGCACAAGCAGCTCGTTGCCGTGCTGCCTTTCACCAACATGAGCGGCGACGCCGAGCAGGAGTATTTTTCGGACGGCATCACCGAAGACATCATCACCGATCTCTCCAAGGTTTCGAACCTTTACGTCGTCGCGCGCAATACCGCCTTCACCTACAAGGGCAAATCCGTGCAGGTGAAGCAGGTCGCAGCCGAGCTTGGCGTCGATTTCGTTCTCGAGGGGAGCGTGCGCAAGGTCGGGCAGCGTGTCCGCATCACCGGGCAGCTGATCGATGCGAGGAATGGTGGTCACCTGTGGGCCGATCGGTTTGACCGCGATCTGACCGATATCTTTGCCATCCAGGACGAGATCACCCACGCGATCGTCGATCAACTCAAGATCAAGCTGCTGCCCGAGGAGCGGCGAGCGATCGAAGCCGAACCGACATCCAATGTCGAAGCCTATACCTATTATCTGCGCGGCCGGCAGCTTTCCCACACCTGGACAAGACCTTACCTGCTTCTGGCGCGGCGCATGTTTGCAACGGCGGTCGCGCTGGATCCGGAATATGCGCGTGCCTTTGCCGGCATGGCGGATTGCGAGTCGGCGCTGCGCGACTGGCACGCCGGTGAGTATACGCTGCAGGGGATTCTCAGCCTGAGCGCCAAGGCGCTCGCACTCGATCCAAACCTTGCGGAGGCACATGCCTCGCGAGGCTTGGCCTTGCACCAGGACGGCCGAGACGAGGAGGCGCTTGTCGAGTTCGAGAAGGCTCTCGCTTTGGAACCCGATCTCTATGAGGTCAACTTCCATTACGGACGCTTCCTCTTCATGCAGGGCAAGTTCGAGGGCGCGATCACCTTTTTCACCAGGGCAGCCGAGATACGCCCCGACGACTATCTATCGCCGATCCACCTGATGAGCGCCTGTCGGTCGCTTGGGCTGATGGAGGAACGGGAGCATTGGGCGCGCGTATGCATCGAGCGCGCCGAGCAGGCGTTGGAGCGCCATCCGGAAAATTCGGGACCCGCTCATCGTGGAGCGCTTGCGTTGGCTCACCTGGGCGACGCCGAAGGAGCAAAGGAATGGGTTAAGCGTGCCCAGATGATCGATCCAGACGACATTGTTGCGCAATACAACATCGCGTGCGTCTATGCGCTGCTGAACGAATGCGACGCCGCGCTCGACCTGCTGGAAGCGCTACTGCCGCAGTCGTCTTGCTATCACATCCTGTGGTTCAAGCATGATTCGGACCTCGATTCGGTGCGCGATCATCCGCGATTCGAGAAGATGCTGGATGCGATAGCGGCATGTTCGGCCTCGATGGACTTCAAGGAGGCATCGGAATAG
- a CDS encoding helix-turn-helix domain-containing protein — translation MPDPVDIIVGRNVRTLRAKRRISQLELGEALGLTFQQIQKYEKGTNRVSASKLHQIAVFLGVDISELFEGANPTDGLARPGLSPEAYELALHYDKLRSTAGKEAVKTILSIMTGDSYAEALG, via the coding sequence GTGCCAGATCCGGTAGATATTATTGTCGGCAGAAATGTACGGACACTCAGGGCCAAACGACGCATATCGCAGCTGGAACTGGGAGAGGCGCTGGGGCTGACTTTTCAACAGATTCAGAAATACGAGAAAGGCACCAATCGCGTATCTGCAAGCAAACTTCACCAGATCGCGGTCTTTCTCGGCGTGGATATTTCGGAGTTGTTCGAGGGGGCCAACCCGACTGACGGATTAGCGCGACCGGGGCTGAGTCCCGAAGCCTATGAGCTCGCCCTCCACTACGACAAGCTTCGCTCCACGGCGGGCAAGGAGGCCGTAAAAACCATCCTGTCGATCATGACCGGTGACAGCTACGCCGAGGCTTTGGGCTGA